A single region of the Triticum dicoccoides isolate Atlit2015 ecotype Zavitan chromosome 2B, WEW_v2.0, whole genome shotgun sequence genome encodes:
- the LOC119363489 gene encoding tRNA wybutosine-synthesizing protein 2/3/4-like translates to MDFARRKAAALAALSSPAPDKSPKGGVDVPIAPLLDALNSHADLFTTSSCSGRISVLAQPSPQSQAADPKPKKKARGGGWLYISHDPADADAVVELLFGGTGCGERGGGDELVFRFEPMIVAVECRDASAAATLVAAAIGAGFRESGITSLQRRAMVAIRCSIRMEVPLGLTNELVVSPEYIRYLVRIANCKMEANKKRMDGFLDVLQSKGLPGISGLQVHTKKDDLSLGSEVQASLNQSVQTHDELLVTEKRRDSYNCDAGTKGDCEIGENSIEGSYYENRDAVRNNIAKHGFGNAERLMHEGKLSASSGNRSSHLSITELKISGEPVEKLFLWGQSACAFTVGGEQQVLTFGGFGGPGRHSRRNYSLLLDPTSGLLKEINVKDSPSPRMGHTTTAVGNHIYAVGGRAGPSEILDDVWVLQSTENRWSRVECSGDIFHPRHRHAAAAAALKIYVFGGLSNEGIYSCLNILDTESMRWNVISAAGEWPCARHSHSLVSYGSTLFMFGGHDGQRALNDFYSFDTTTLSWNKEITSGRTPSPRFSHCMFIYKHYIGILGGCPIRENNQEIALLHLKHRVWFHVSIPALGQCLCVRSSSVVTDDDLVVIGGGASCYAFGTKFCQPVKIDLHLLESVFELANKKNDNAVQSWDAIYTMDLQEREQNGTFISHNVKSMVDAATNGIAGSDPLVFQLEKKYAKLAKDILKKFGWLDLARKVRVSQDNVLVLFPVSRNFHTLVTDQHSKLLDDDSCISKGLLRCPEKKLTGASIALHEALEILSSFHGSFLKDELALSRKAYKSPQIIMRELISSLLERKGMPSRLLEQLPTRWETLGDITVLPKTCFKDLLWESVREELWQLVAKSLGAQRLARQGKIMPNGTRDSTLELLVGDNGWVTHYENGISYSLDATKCMFSSGNRSEKLRMGQLDCRDEVVVDLFSGIGYFVLPFLVKANAKLVYACEWNPHALEALQRNVMDNHVADRCVILEGDNRLTAPKGVADRVCLGLIPSSECSWATAVRALRVGGGVLHIHGNVNDSDEARWLDNVVESISSIATAHGLSWKVSLEHVEQVKWYGPHIRHVVADVRCGSD, encoded by the exons ATGGACTTCGCTCGCCGGAAAGCGGCGGCGCTGGCCGCGCTCTCCTCGCCGGCGCCGGACAAGTCACCGAAAGGCGGCGTAGACGTCCCCATCGCCCCGCTCCTCGACGCGCTGAACTCCCACGCAGATCTCTTCACCACGTCCTCCTGCTCCGGCCGCATCTCAGTTCTCGCGCAGCCCTCGCCGCAGTCCCAAGCGGCCGACCCCAAGCCCAAGAAGAAGGCCCGCGGCGGCGGGTGGTTGTACATCTCGCACGACCCCGCTGACGCGGACGCAGTTGTGGAGCTCCTGTTCGGCGGGACTGGATGCGGAGAGAGGGGTGGAGGGGATGAGCTCGTGTTCAGGTTCGAGCCGATGATCGTGGCGGTGGAGTGCAGGGATGCTTCGGCAGCCGCGACGCTCGTGGCCGCTGCAATCGGGGCGGGGTTCCGGGAGTCAG GTATCACAAGCTTGCAAAGACGGGCAATGGTAGCAATAAGATGTTCAATTCGCATGGAGGTGCCTCTTGGTCTGACAAATGAACTTGTTGTTTCTCCTGAGTACATCCGGTACCTTGTTAGAATTGCCAACTGTAAGATGGAGGCAAACAAGAAACGAATGGATGGCTTTCTAGACGTTTTGCAGTCAAAG GGTCTGCCAGGTATATCTGggttgcaagttcataccaaaaaagACGATCTTTCTTTGGGCTCTGAAGTTCAGGCGTCACTCAATCAGAGTGTACAAACACATGATGAACTATTAGTTACGGAAAAGAGACGTGACAGCTATAATTGTGACGCTGGTACCAAAGGTGATTGTGAAATTGGTGAGAATTCAATAGAAGGGTCATATTATGAAAATCGAGATGCTGTACGCAACAACATTGCGAAGCATGGTTTTGGTAATGCTGAACG attaatgcatgagggaaaacTATCAGCATCATCGGGAAATAGAAGTTCCCATCTTTCTATTACTGAGTTGAAGATCAGTGGTGAACCAGTTGAGAAGCTCTTCTTATGGGGCCAATCTGCTTGTGCGTTTACTGTTGGAGGAGAGCAGCAGGTCCTAACTTTCGGTGGTTTTGGAGGACCAGGAAGACATTCAAGAAGAAATTATTCCCTTCTGCTTGATCCCACATCTGGGTTGTTGAAGGAAATAAACGTTAAAGATTCACCTTCACCACGGATGGGTCATACAACTACTGCAGTAGGCAACCATATTTATGCTGTCGGAGGCAGGGCTGGTCCTTCAGAAATTCTTGATGATGTCTGGGTTTTGCAAAGCACAGAAAATAGATGGTCAAGAGTAGAGTGCAGTGgggatattttccatccaag GCACCGACATGCTGCTGCAGCAGCAGCTTTGAAAATATATGTGTTTGGTGGACTCAGTAATGAAGGCATATATTCTTGTTTGAATATATTGGACACAGAAAGCATGCGATGGAATGTGATTTCTGCTGCTGGTGAATGGCCATGTGCTCGACATTCACATTCTCTGGTGTCTTATGGGTCAACACTGTTCATGTTTGGGGGTCATGATGGTCAGCGGGCACTGAATGATTTTTATAGTTTTGATACAACAACACTTAGTTGGAACAAAGAAATCACTAGCGGAAGAACTCCCTCTCCTAGATTTTCACATTGCATGTTCATCTATAAACACTATATTGGGATACTTGGTGGTTGCCCAATCAGAGAAAACAACCAAGAAATAGCATTGCTACACTTAAAGCATAGAGTCTGGTTCCATGTCTCCATTCCAGCTCTAGGTCAATGCCTTTGTGTGCGTAGCTCATCTGTTGTCACCGATGATGATCTTGTTGTTATTGGCGGTGGTGCATCTTGCTATGCATTTGGAACAAAATTTTGTCAACCAGTAAAAATTGATCTTCATTTGCTGGAGTCAGTATTTGAACTTGCTAACAAGAAAAACGACAATGCCGTACAGAGTTGGGATGCAATATATACAATGGATTTACAAGAACGTGAGCAAAATGGCACCTTTATTAGTCATAACGTGAAGTCAATGGTTGATGCTGCCACTAATGGTATTGCTGGTTCAGATCCTCTGGTTTTCCAATTGGAAAAGAAATATGCCAAATTAGCGAAGGATATTCTAAAAAAGTTTGGATGGTTGGACCTTGCTAGAAAAGTTCGAGTGAGCCAGGATAATGTCCTTGTTCTTTTTCCTGTTAGTAGAAACTTCCACACCTTAGTCACTGATCAACATTCCAAGTTGCTAGATGATGATTCATGTATCTCTAAAGGACTATTGAGATGTCCGGAGAAGAAGCTTACCGGTGCTAGCATTGCTCTTCATGAAGCATTGGAAATATTATCATCGTTCCATGGTTCCTTTTTGAAAGATGAACTAGCTCTCAGCCGAAAAGCTTATAAATCTCCTCAAATCATCATGAGAGAACTTATATCTTCTCTACTGGAAAGAAAAGGAATGCCCTCTCGGTTGTTAGAGCAGCTGCCAACTAG GTGGGAAACCTTAGGTGATATCACCGTGCTTCCAAAGACTTGTTTTAAGGACCTGCTGTGGGAATCAGTTAGAGAAGAACTTTGGCAACTAGTTGCCAAGTCGCTTGGGGCGCAACGTCTTGCACGCCAA GGGAAAATCATGCCAAATGGCACAAGAGATAGTACATTAGAACTTCTTGTGGGTGATAATGGGTGGGTAACCCATTATGAAAATGGCATCTCTTATTCACTCGATGCAACAAAATGCATGTTTTCTTCTGGTAATCGCTCTGAGAAGCTTCGAATGGGACAGCTTGATTGTAGAGATGAAGTGGTTGTGGACTTGTTTTCCGGAATTGGATACTTTGTGCTCCCATTTCTTGTGAA GGCTAATGCGAAGTTGGTTTATGCATGTGAATGGAATCCACATGCTCTGGAGGCTCTTCAGCGGAATGTAATGGACAACCATGTAGCAGATCGATGCGTTATACTTGAAGGAGATAACCGTTTGACAGCACCAAAA GGGGTTGCTGATCGTGTTTGTCTTGGGCTGATACCCTCCAGTGAATGTAGCTGGGCTACTGCTGTTAGGGCTTTGAG GGTTGGCGGAGGCGTATTACATATACATGGGAACGTCAACGACTCAGATGAGGCGCGCTGGTTGGACAATGTTGTTGAATCTATCAGTAGCATTGCGACAGCTCATG GACTGTCTTGGAAAGTCTCTCTGGAGCATGTCGAACAAGTCAAATGGTATGGGCCGCACATTCGACATGTCGTAGCTGATGTCAGATGCGGGTCAGACTGA